The following are from one region of the Alkalimarinus sediminis genome:
- a CDS encoding class I SAM-dependent methyltransferase has protein sequence MNPINIKESLAVSVSGCGNEAVASDFAQRLGLEMLGEVKPSKERRFPFLMVYDQYGPSLVETGKGAPGPVRADFVSGKVDHRRKFGGGKGQLIAKAVGLKSGITPHVLDGTAGLGRDAFVLASLGCEVTLLERSPVVAELLSAGLEQARLSYDVAPIIALMTMISADSIEWLTTQAEAVADVIYLDPMFPDRDKSSLVKKEMRLFKPLVGGDLDASALLKAALEKARYRVVVKRPRKAPEIEGVKPTLKLEGKSSRYDIYTLKSLEGLRGALSD, from the coding sequence ATGAATCCTATCAATATAAAAGAGTCTTTGGCTGTATCTGTTAGTGGGTGCGGTAATGAGGCAGTCGCGTCTGATTTTGCTCAGCGCCTAGGCTTAGAAATGCTAGGGGAGGTGAAACCCTCAAAAGAGCGCCGATTTCCTTTTTTAATGGTCTATGATCAATATGGCCCCTCATTAGTTGAGACTGGAAAAGGCGCACCAGGGCCCGTAAGGGCAGACTTTGTGTCTGGCAAGGTTGATCATCGACGTAAGTTCGGTGGCGGCAAAGGCCAGCTTATTGCGAAGGCCGTAGGCTTAAAGTCTGGCATTACTCCTCATGTTCTAGATGGAACTGCAGGGTTAGGAAGAGATGCATTTGTTTTAGCTAGTCTAGGCTGCGAAGTGACGCTTTTAGAGCGATCCCCTGTCGTAGCTGAACTTCTATCAGCAGGGCTCGAACAGGCCCGTTTATCGTATGATGTTGCGCCTATAATTGCGCTGATGACGATGATTAGTGCAGATAGCATTGAGTGGCTAACGACTCAGGCTGAAGCTGTGGCTGATGTAATCTATCTTGACCCCATGTTTCCTGACCGTGATAAGTCGTCGTTAGTTAAAAAAGAGATGCGATTGTTTAAACCGTTAGTGGGTGGTGATTTAGATGCATCCGCATTACTTAAAGCGGCACTAGAGAAAGCTCGATACCGCGTAGTGGTTAAACGCCCCCGTAAAGCGCCTGAAATAGAGGGTGTTAAGCCTACGTTAAAGCTCGAAGGCAAAAGTAGTCGCTATGATATTTATACGTTGAAATCGCTGGAAGGGTTGAGAGGAGCGTTGTCAGACTGA
- a CDS encoding ABC transporter permease subunit, with protein sequence MMGTGIIMRRELASYFTTPLAYIFIVIFLMMSGVFTFYLGRFFERGQADLISFFNFIPWLYLILVPAIAMRLWSEERKSGTIELLMTLPVTVVQAVLGKFLAAWLFIGVALLLTFPVWVTVNYLGEPDNGVILASYLGSWLMAGGFLAIGSCVSATTKSQVVAFILTLVICFLFVAAGFPMVLDAFTEWAPLWMIDGISSLSFLTHFDAISRGVIDLRDLLYFLIMTVCWLTATTIVINIKKAD encoded by the coding sequence ATGATGGGTACAGGGATAATTATGAGACGGGAGTTGGCGAGCTATTTTACAACCCCGCTAGCGTACATTTTTATTGTTATATTTTTGATGATGTCGGGAGTTTTTACGTTTTATCTCGGACGTTTTTTTGAACGAGGCCAGGCCGACTTAATCTCGTTCTTTAACTTTATACCTTGGCTCTATCTTATTTTAGTGCCCGCTATCGCGATGCGCTTGTGGTCTGAAGAGCGCAAGAGCGGCACAATCGAGCTGTTGATGACGTTGCCAGTCACCGTGGTACAGGCTGTTTTAGGTAAGTTCCTAGCGGCATGGTTGTTTATTGGTGTGGCGTTATTGTTGACCTTCCCGGTATGGGTCACGGTTAATTATCTCGGGGAGCCTGATAACGGCGTTATTTTGGCGAGCTATTTGGGTAGCTGGCTAATGGCAGGAGGCTTTCTAGCGATCGGCTCTTGTGTCTCGGCGACAACTAAAAGCCAAGTGGTGGCGTTTATACTGACCTTGGTTATCTGCTTTCTCTTTGTGGCGGCAGGTTTCCCGATGGTGTTGGATGCGTTTACCGAATGGGCACCACTATGGATGATTGATGGTATATCCTCGTTGAGCTTTTTAACCCACTTTGATGCAATTTCAAGGGGAGTGATTGATCTGCGTGATCTGCTTTATTTCTTAATTATGACGGTGTGTTGGCTAACGGCCACGACAATTGTTATCAACATTAAAAAAGCAGATTAG
- a CDS encoding HDOD domain-containing protein, producing MPIAVKLKQYLARQSVFVHEISHERATSLGCAVTKAHVTPEATLKSVLMIDVKGAVMAVLPYPAELNVDAVNQALGRNLQLLTSEQSDKLFTDCEQGARPPIGGAYGIPMMIDESLLEQDLFYLQSGCNTTMLQMDGRAFRLAIAGASKGAIAIWKEGAEGASSLASGNLSIGENLSIDDVAKKLEKLYRLPPMPAIAVKILHLVSDPDSSVGELAEVIECDPSLAAQIMRYSRSALFNYQGEIRSVQEAVNIVLGFERVAHIAMGVAASKAFDIPKEGPLGLDAFWKHTLYTATLCQHIAQKLPTDAGVDPGLAYLVGLLHNFGLLLVGHLFPPEFRMLNKLREDNPESPMEALEKQVFGMGSAQDLIALGHGTIGGILLRMWNLPEEVVKSAAMHQTIGYEGDCQNYVQLVQLANCLLKTQGIGDELNEQEPEPLIAALGLSVDKTHEIVDLAMARCVDLDSMAAEMAA from the coding sequence GTGCCGATTGCAGTTAAGTTAAAACAGTATCTGGCTCGCCAGAGTGTGTTTGTTCATGAAATTTCTCATGAGCGTGCAACCTCTCTTGGTTGTGCGGTCACCAAAGCGCATGTAACGCCTGAAGCCACCCTAAAGTCGGTGTTAATGATTGATGTTAAAGGTGCAGTGATGGCTGTGCTGCCTTATCCTGCTGAATTGAATGTCGATGCAGTCAATCAGGCTCTGGGCCGAAATCTGCAGCTACTCACTTCAGAGCAATCTGACAAACTGTTTACTGATTGCGAGCAGGGCGCTCGCCCGCCTATTGGTGGGGCCTATGGTATTCCGATGATGATTGACGAATCATTATTGGAACAAGATCTTTTCTATCTCCAGAGCGGGTGTAATACCACTATGCTGCAGATGGATGGTCGTGCTTTTCGCTTGGCCATTGCCGGTGCGAGTAAAGGTGCCATTGCAATCTGGAAAGAGGGGGCAGAAGGTGCGTCTTCGCTAGCCAGTGGAAACCTCTCCATTGGCGAAAACCTTTCTATTGATGATGTAGCCAAAAAACTAGAAAAACTCTACCGCCTCCCTCCAATGCCTGCCATCGCGGTTAAAATCCTTCATTTGGTGTCTGATCCTGACTCATCAGTAGGTGAGTTGGCTGAGGTCATTGAGTGTGACCCAAGCCTTGCAGCCCAGATTATGCGTTATTCTCGATCTGCCTTATTTAACTACCAAGGTGAGATTAGAAGCGTGCAAGAGGCGGTTAATATCGTATTGGGTTTTGAGCGTGTCGCGCATATTGCAATGGGGGTTGCGGCATCCAAAGCATTTGATATTCCGAAAGAAGGTCCTTTAGGTCTCGATGCTTTTTGGAAGCATACGCTATATACCGCAACCTTATGTCAGCATATAGCGCAAAAACTACCTACAGATGCAGGGGTAGATCCCGGCTTGGCCTACTTAGTCGGTTTATTACACAACTTTGGTTTACTGTTGGTCGGGCATTTGTTTCCACCTGAGTTTCGCATGCTAAATAAGCTGAGGGAAGATAACCCTGAGTCGCCAATGGAGGCTTTAGAAAAACAGGTGTTTGGTATGGGGAGTGCGCAAGACCTGATCGCTCTTGGGCATGGCACCATTGGCGGTATTCTGTTGCGAATGTGGAACCTACCAGAAGAAGTAGTCAAGTCGGCGGCCATGCATCAAACCATTGGTTATGAAGGCGACTGCCAAAACTACGTCCAGCTTGTTCAGTTGGCTAACTGTCTGCTTAAAACTCAAGGTATTGGTGATGAGCTTAATGAGCAAGAGCCTGAACCATTAATTGCAGCACTTGGTTTAAGTGTTGATAAGACCCATGAGATTGTTGACCTTGCAATGGCGCGTTGCGTTGATCTTGACTCTATGGCCGCAGAGATGGCCGCTTGA
- the plsB gene encoding glycerol-3-phosphate 1-O-acyltransferase PlsB: protein MSHFLGLSSFFFTILRKILFFWVKTEVVGNEKDFLQLDPDKPVCYVLQYSSFSSRLVLEQECLAAGLPSSQAPLPIGGKGIRRSFFFLYSRQGQWFRKRQSPTVTQRLKHMVHEATLNSDLDVQIVPVSLLWGREPEKQKSMFKMLLSDSWSVAGRLQKFLIILVHGRRTFVQFSKPISLKSIVDETSSETENHEEIATRKLARILRVHFRRTRQAILGPDLSHRRTLVHSLIHSTVVKDVIRETAKEEGISPEKVKARAIKYGDEIAANLSMTVIRFLSRLLSWVWNKIYNGVNIRNIETVQEIAKENAVVYVPCHRSHIDYLLLSYVLYKHGVMVPHIAAGINLNMPIVGPLLRRGGAFFMRRSFKDNKLYAAIFNEYLYQMFSKGYSVEYFVEGGRSRTGRTLQPRPGMIAMTVRSFLRNSSKPIAFVPVYVGYEKVLEGRTYLGELRGKKKEKESVFGLFRSLSNLRKSFGKVNVNFGDPIFLSKFLDEQQPHWKDQAYDAEYRPKWLNHVVNELADEIVTRINDASSINPINMTGLILLSTAKQAMDEKILASQMDTFSNLLKQMPYSPHMSYPEGCGKDWLEYAEEMGLVSRQKQNLGDIITLEGNNATLMTYYRNNILHLYAVPALIASLFQNNPMMKREKVVFLVRSIYPYIKAELFIHWSKEEISEVAEQWIDVLINNDMLHVEGDSLCRPSTGSANFVLLSVLARFIIQTIERYYISIAVLRNQGPGVLDAAELEEQSTQMAQRMSILYGLNAPEFFDKTLFRHFISNLKENGIITEDEAGKLIYSEKLAGVVEDAKLVLNAEMRQGVLQVTTLS from the coding sequence ATGAGCCACTTTTTAGGATTAAGCTCCTTTTTCTTTACTATTTTAAGAAAAATACTTTTTTTCTGGGTAAAAACCGAAGTTGTAGGTAACGAAAAAGACTTTTTGCAACTCGACCCCGACAAGCCAGTCTGCTATGTATTGCAATACAGCTCGTTTTCTAGTCGTCTGGTACTGGAGCAAGAGTGTCTTGCTGCTGGTCTACCCTCATCACAAGCGCCTCTTCCTATTGGCGGGAAAGGCATTCGTCGTTCTTTTTTCTTTTTATATTCACGACAGGGGCAATGGTTTCGCAAACGCCAGAGTCCAACGGTCACTCAACGTCTCAAGCATATGGTGCATGAAGCAACTTTAAATTCAGACCTTGACGTGCAAATTGTACCTGTATCGTTGCTCTGGGGGCGTGAACCAGAAAAACAAAAATCCATGTTTAAAATGTTGCTGTCAGATAGCTGGTCGGTTGCAGGTCGGCTGCAGAAATTTTTAATTATCTTGGTACATGGGCGAAGAACATTTGTTCAGTTCAGCAAACCTATCTCATTAAAGAGCATTGTTGACGAGACCAGCAGCGAGACAGAGAATCACGAAGAGATCGCCACTCGTAAGTTAGCTAGAATATTACGAGTACACTTTCGCCGCACTCGTCAGGCAATTCTAGGGCCAGATTTATCTCACCGCCGCACCTTGGTGCACTCCCTAATCCATAGCACTGTAGTAAAAGATGTTATTCGCGAGACAGCCAAAGAAGAAGGCATCTCCCCAGAAAAGGTAAAAGCTCGCGCCATTAAATATGGTGATGAAATTGCAGCTAACCTCTCGATGACCGTTATTCGCTTTTTATCTCGGTTACTCTCATGGGTTTGGAACAAAATATATAACGGCGTCAATATTCGTAATATTGAAACCGTACAAGAGATAGCAAAAGAGAATGCTGTGGTCTATGTACCATGCCACAGAAGCCATATCGATTATCTGCTGCTCTCATACGTTTTGTATAAGCATGGAGTTATGGTGCCCCATATTGCAGCGGGAATTAACCTCAACATGCCGATTGTAGGGCCACTGCTTCGCCGTGGTGGAGCCTTCTTTATGCGTCGCAGTTTTAAAGATAATAAACTGTATGCTGCTATCTTTAATGAGTATCTCTATCAAATGTTCTCGAAAGGCTATTCAGTTGAGTACTTTGTTGAAGGCGGCCGTAGCCGCACCGGAAGAACTCTTCAGCCACGCCCTGGCATGATAGCGATGACAGTTCGAAGCTTTCTCCGCAACAGCAGCAAGCCTATAGCATTCGTTCCGGTTTATGTAGGTTATGAAAAAGTACTCGAAGGACGCACCTACTTGGGTGAGTTACGAGGCAAAAAGAAAGAGAAAGAGTCCGTATTCGGGCTGTTCAGGTCTCTATCTAACCTTCGAAAGTCATTTGGTAAGGTCAATGTTAACTTTGGCGACCCCATATTCTTGAGCAAGTTTTTAGATGAACAGCAGCCTCACTGGAAAGATCAAGCCTATGACGCTGAGTATCGCCCCAAATGGCTTAACCATGTAGTGAATGAGCTTGCAGATGAGATCGTGACTCGAATTAACGATGCATCCTCTATCAACCCTATCAATATGACGGGGTTAATACTGCTATCTACCGCCAAGCAGGCAATGGATGAAAAGATCTTAGCTAGCCAGATGGATACCTTTAGCAATCTGTTAAAGCAGATGCCATATAGCCCCCACATGTCTTATCCAGAGGGTTGTGGTAAAGACTGGCTAGAGTATGCAGAAGAGATGGGATTAGTCTCCAGACAGAAGCAGAACCTAGGTGACATCATTACACTTGAAGGTAATAACGCCACGTTGATGACTTATTACCGCAACAATATTCTTCACCTGTACGCAGTGCCAGCACTTATTGCCAGCCTGTTCCAAAACAACCCCATGATGAAGCGAGAGAAAGTCGTATTTTTAGTACGCTCCATCTACCCCTATATCAAAGCAGAGCTATTCATTCATTGGAGCAAAGAAGAGATTTCTGAAGTAGCAGAACAGTGGATAGATGTTCTGATCAATAATGATATGTTGCATGTAGAAGGTGATAGCCTTTGCCGCCCGAGCACTGGCTCTGCAAATTTCGTGTTACTAAGCGTACTGGCTCGATTTATTATTCAAACTATCGAGCGCTACTACATCAGCATCGCGGTATTGCGTAATCAAGGACCTGGCGTATTAGATGCGGCTGAGCTTGAAGAGCAAAGTACGCAAATGGCTCAACGCATGTCTATTCTTTACGGCCTTAATGCACCAGAGTTCTTCGATAAAACACTATTTAGGCACTTTATCTCTAACTTAAAAGAGAACGGTATTATCACCGAAGACGAAGCCGGGAAGTTAATTTACAGCGAAAAACTAGCAGGCGTAGTAGAGGATGCCAAACTCGTATTAAACGCAGAGATGAGACAGGGTGTATTGCAGGTGACGACGCTAAGTTAA
- a CDS encoding GldG family protein: protein MKNMMHSKTGLIVILAIFIVFSLLSARLFNGVRIDLTEGQLYTLTDETQKILSELESTVTLKLYFSEKATAELPGLRTYAHRIKELLEEYENLADGKLKVAFVDPIPFSEEEDEASAAGLQGVPVGIRGDEIYFGLVGTNDNDGEEVISFFQPDKEQFVEYELTKLIYNLSNPELPVVGIVSGININGGFDYMTRQRQPAWVVMQQMEDLFDVRPLADDIDEIDAEIDILLLVHPKNLSQQMLFAIDQFVMKGGRALIFVDPFAEADQPPAPMAATASRRSDLAPLLSKWGVTLEDGHIVGDFANSLVVNMGGGRNPVRHIGLLGLDANGFNNNDVVMAGLESINLASVGILKSLEGATTTIMPLIQSSTESQPLAASLLNELQNPEALMESFAPTGEQYTLAARITGPANSAFPKGVEIEEQEAVAEEPDAGAADAEPVKVKRLLVPEVVKSDNINVIVVADTDVLTDRLWVQVQQFFGQRVISPWADNAGFLVNALENLAGNEDLINIRSRGRFSRPFTKVEELRRHAEEQFLAQQQVLQDRLQETEAKLLELEQMRGDGDSAILSEEQELELARFQDEKIKIRKELRDVQHQLDRDIESLGAELKMINIFLVPLLLTLLLVLMRFIRKRVA, encoded by the coding sequence ATGAAAAATATGATGCATTCGAAAACTGGCCTGATTGTTATTCTTGCCATCTTTATAGTGTTCTCATTGCTAAGTGCTCGACTGTTTAATGGTGTTCGCATTGACCTAACCGAGGGCCAGCTCTACACACTGACAGATGAAACACAGAAAATACTGAGTGAGTTAGAGTCGACAGTTACGTTGAAGCTGTACTTTTCTGAGAAGGCTACTGCAGAGCTACCGGGGTTGAGAACCTATGCTCATCGTATAAAGGAGTTACTCGAGGAGTATGAAAACCTGGCTGATGGCAAGCTAAAGGTTGCTTTCGTTGACCCGATTCCTTTCTCCGAAGAAGAAGATGAAGCCTCTGCCGCAGGGCTACAGGGAGTACCAGTAGGTATTCGCGGCGATGAGATATATTTTGGTTTGGTTGGCACTAATGACAATGATGGCGAGGAGGTTATTAGTTTTTTTCAGCCGGATAAAGAGCAGTTTGTTGAGTATGAGCTTACCAAGTTGATTTATAACTTGTCTAACCCAGAGCTACCAGTAGTGGGTATCGTTAGTGGCATTAACATCAATGGCGGTTTCGATTATATGACTCGCCAACGCCAACCTGCTTGGGTGGTGATGCAGCAGATGGAAGACCTGTTTGATGTTCGGCCACTTGCAGATGATATAGATGAGATCGATGCTGAAATTGATATTCTGCTATTGGTTCATCCTAAAAACCTCTCTCAGCAGATGCTTTTTGCGATTGATCAGTTTGTCATGAAAGGTGGCCGTGCGCTGATATTTGTTGACCCATTTGCGGAAGCAGATCAGCCGCCAGCACCTATGGCCGCCACTGCGAGTCGCCGCTCAGACTTGGCTCCATTATTGAGTAAATGGGGAGTAACGCTAGAAGATGGGCACATTGTTGGTGATTTTGCTAACTCTCTCGTGGTTAATATGGGTGGAGGAAGAAACCCTGTTAGGCATATAGGGCTGCTAGGGCTCGATGCAAATGGATTTAATAATAACGACGTAGTCATGGCCGGTTTAGAGAGCATTAACCTCGCATCAGTAGGGATTTTGAAATCACTCGAAGGTGCAACGACCACCATAATGCCATTGATTCAGTCTAGCACTGAGTCGCAACCCTTAGCGGCAAGCTTGCTAAATGAACTACAAAACCCAGAAGCCTTGATGGAGTCTTTCGCGCCAACAGGTGAGCAGTATACATTGGCAGCCAGGATCACCGGGCCCGCTAATTCTGCGTTTCCAAAAGGCGTAGAGATAGAGGAACAAGAAGCGGTGGCAGAAGAGCCTGATGCTGGAGCAGCTGATGCTGAGCCTGTTAAGGTAAAACGCCTGCTCGTGCCTGAGGTGGTGAAGAGTGACAATATCAATGTAATTGTGGTGGCCGATACTGATGTGTTAACCGACCGGTTATGGGTTCAAGTTCAGCAATTTTTTGGTCAGAGAGTGATTTCACCTTGGGCTGATAATGCAGGCTTTTTGGTCAACGCCCTAGAAAATCTTGCAGGGAATGAAGACCTGATTAACATCCGCAGTCGTGGTCGTTTTTCAAGACCTTTTACCAAGGTAGAAGAGTTGCGCAGACATGCAGAAGAGCAGTTTTTGGCGCAGCAGCAAGTACTGCAAGACAGGTTGCAAGAGACAGAGGCGAAACTGCTTGAACTAGAGCAAATGCGCGGCGATGGAGATAGCGCGATACTCTCTGAAGAGCAAGAGTTGGAACTGGCTCGCTTTCAAGATGAAAAAATTAAGATCAGAAAAGAGCTTCGAGATGTTCAGCATCAACTCGATCGAGATATTGAGTCGTTGGGGGCAGAGTTAAAAATGATCAATATTTTTCTGGTACCGTTACTTTTAACATTGTTATTAGTGCTTATGAGGTTTATCAGAAAGCGTGTTGCCTAG
- a CDS encoding ABC transporter ATP-binding protein gives MIQISELTRKFGPFTAVNKVSFDVKPGEVLGFLGPNGAGKSTTMKMITGFLTPTTGEVSVMGQDVTKNPLDAQKQMGYLPEGAPSYGDMTVLNFLRFIGKVRGFKGDELEQRINKVVSQVALSGVLNQRIETLSKGFKRRVGIAQAIIHDPQVLILDEPTDGLDPNQKHQVRELIRNLAKDKIVIISTHILEEVSAVCSRALIIASGSIVFDGTPAELAAKSKFHNAVSVKFTHAYEVKQKLESLVNVYRIECDEESGLITVFPEAGKTVLKQVNELIHAQDWEVEELHVEKGRLDDVFRQVTVGEVA, from the coding sequence ATGATCCAGATTTCAGAATTAACTCGAAAATTTGGTCCGTTTACCGCTGTTAATAAGGTCAGCTTTGACGTTAAGCCAGGTGAAGTACTTGGCTTTTTAGGTCCTAACGGCGCAGGTAAATCAACCACCATGAAGATGATTACTGGGTTCTTAACGCCTACCACCGGAGAGGTGTCGGTAATGGGGCAAGATGTAACTAAGAACCCCTTGGATGCTCAAAAGCAAATGGGCTACTTGCCAGAAGGTGCACCCTCTTATGGTGATATGACTGTTCTGAATTTCCTGAGGTTTATCGGCAAGGTTCGTGGCTTCAAGGGGGATGAGCTTGAGCAGCGTATCAATAAGGTTGTCAGTCAGGTGGCGCTTTCTGGGGTGTTAAATCAGCGTATTGAGACATTATCTAAAGGGTTTAAACGTCGAGTTGGCATTGCTCAAGCCATAATACATGATCCACAAGTACTCATTCTCGATGAGCCTACAGACGGTCTTGATCCCAACCAGAAACACCAAGTCAGAGAGCTGATCAGAAATCTTGCCAAAGATAAAATTGTGATCATTTCAACCCATATTCTTGAAGAAGTGAGTGCTGTATGTAGTCGAGCACTGATTATCGCCTCTGGCAGTATCGTCTTTGATGGTACCCCTGCTGAATTAGCTGCTAAATCAAAATTCCATAATGCGGTCTCGGTTAAGTTTACGCATGCTTACGAGGTGAAACAAAAACTTGAGTCCTTAGTCAATGTGTATCGCATTGAATGTGACGAAGAGAGTGGCTTGATTACCGTATTCCCCGAGGCGGGTAAAACGGTGCTCAAGCAAGTTAATGAGCTTATTCATGCACAAGATTGGGAGGTAGAGGAATTGCATGTTGAAAAAGGGCGGCTTGATGATGTGTTCCGTCAGGTCACTGTAGGGGAGGTTGCATGA
- the tsaB gene encoding tRNA (adenosine(37)-N6)-threonylcarbamoyltransferase complex dimerization subunit type 1 TsaB, with the protein MACILGLDTSSEGCSAALIKDGQVTSVYEVVPRDHTRKIIPMIQQVLKDSDTKPEQLDAIAFGRGPGSFTGLRIAAGVTQGLAYGLDVKVIPVSTLEAMALEAFVLEGHQRVATAIDARMDEVYWGAFKVTESGVVALQSERVCKPEQVSLAEDDASDSSFAGVGSGWLFGKRMPEKVQTLVSIGDQALTAKAEYIVRIADSKYREANGVSDEIVSAEQAIPVYLRDTVTWKKLPGRE; encoded by the coding sequence ATGGCTTGTATACTTGGTCTTGATACTTCTTCTGAAGGCTGTTCTGCCGCACTAATCAAAGATGGTCAAGTGACCTCTGTTTACGAAGTGGTACCGCGTGACCATACGCGTAAAATTATTCCGATGATTCAACAAGTGCTCAAAGATAGCGATACCAAGCCAGAACAGCTTGATGCTATTGCATTTGGCAGAGGGCCAGGATCGTTTACGGGGTTACGTATTGCAGCAGGTGTGACGCAAGGTTTAGCCTATGGCTTGGATGTTAAGGTTATCCCTGTTTCGACTTTAGAGGCGATGGCCCTTGAAGCGTTTGTTTTAGAGGGGCATCAGCGAGTGGCGACAGCTATTGATGCTCGCATGGATGAAGTCTACTGGGGAGCATTTAAAGTCACTGAAAGTGGTGTGGTAGCACTTCAGTCTGAGCGCGTGTGCAAGCCAGAGCAGGTTTCACTGGCTGAAGATGATGCTAGCGACTCCTCATTTGCCGGAGTTGGTAGCGGCTGGTTGTTTGGCAAACGTATGCCCGAAAAGGTTCAGACCCTCGTATCGATAGGTGATCAAGCGCTTACAGCAAAAGCTGAATATATTGTCCGGATTGCAGATAGTAAGTATCGTGAGGCTAATGGTGTTTCAGATGAAATCGTTTCAGCTGAGCAAGCGATCCCGGTTTATTTGCGAGATACCGTTACTTGGAAAAAATTGCCAGGTCGAGAGTAG
- a CDS encoding undecaprenyl-diphosphate phosphatase codes for MDWFQTLALALIQGLTEFLPVSSSAHLILPSQVLGWADQGLAFDVAVHVGTLLAVVLYFRRDVISLTQSWLGSVVKRQHSDESRLAWLIILATIPAGVAGLLLDDFIEANLRSAAVIATTTVLFGLVLWWSDFKGSRSRALTTINWKDALVIGFSQALALIPGTSRSGITMTAALLIGFSRDAAARYSFLLSIPLIAAAGLLKGLELAETGTDAQWTMVGVGTVAAFLSAYACIHLFLSFLERIGFTPFVIYRLLLGAVLGLYLLM; via the coding sequence ATGGATTGGTTTCAAACGTTAGCGCTTGCGCTTATTCAGGGGTTAACTGAGTTTTTACCCGTATCAAGTTCTGCGCACTTGATATTGCCTTCTCAAGTTCTAGGGTGGGCTGACCAAGGCTTGGCATTTGATGTAGCTGTTCATGTGGGGACGTTGTTAGCAGTAGTGCTCTATTTTCGTCGAGATGTGATTAGCCTGACTCAATCATGGCTTGGCAGTGTGGTAAAACGGCAACATAGTGATGAGAGTCGTTTAGCGTGGCTGATTATTCTTGCGACCATTCCCGCAGGTGTTGCGGGTCTTTTGCTTGATGACTTTATCGAGGCTAATTTGCGCTCTGCCGCAGTCATTGCCACAACAACGGTATTGTTTGGTTTGGTGTTGTGGTGGTCTGACTTTAAAGGTAGTCGCAGTCGTGCGTTAACCACTATTAATTGGAAAGACGCTCTAGTGATTGGATTCTCGCAGGCGTTGGCGCTAATCCCCGGCACATCTCGTTCGGGTATTACGATGACTGCAGCACTGCTGATCGGCTTTAGTCGAGATGCAGCGGCTCGTTACTCTTTTTTACTATCGATCCCACTGATTGCTGCAGCCGGATTACTTAAAGGTCTTGAACTAGCTGAAACCGGCACAGATGCACAGTGGACAATGGTCGGCGTCGGCACTGTTGCTGCATTTTTGAGCGCCTATGCCTGCATTCATCTATTTTTGAGCTTTCTAGAGCGGATAGGTTTTACACCGTTTGTCATTTATCGACTTTTACTAGGCGCAGTTTTAGGTTTATATTTACTGATGTAA
- the adk gene encoding adenylate kinase — MRVILLGAPGAGKGTQAQFICEKYDIPQISTGDMLRAAVKAGTPLGVKVKEVMASGGLVSDETIIALIQERIKEQDCENGFLFDGFPRTIPQAEALKKNGIQIDSVVEISVDDEEIIGRLSGRRVHEASGRVYHIKFNAPKVEGKDDETGEPLIQREDDSEATVRKRLDVYHAQTAPLIEYYQGWAKDDVESAPNYVAVAGVGTVEEIREKVIAGLEG, encoded by the coding sequence ATGCGAGTCATTTTATTAGGCGCACCAGGCGCAGGTAAAGGCACACAGGCGCAATTCATTTGTGAGAAGTATGATATTCCTCAGATCTCAACCGGTGATATGTTGCGTGCAGCGGTTAAAGCTGGCACACCTCTGGGTGTAAAAGTGAAAGAAGTGATGGCATCTGGTGGCTTAGTGTCTGATGAGACTATTATTGCGTTGATTCAAGAGCGTATTAAAGAACAAGATTGCGAAAACGGCTTTTTGTTTGACGGCTTCCCAAGAACGATTCCTCAGGCTGAAGCGTTAAAGAAAAACGGTATTCAAATCGACTCTGTTGTTGAAATCAGTGTTGATGACGAAGAGATTATTGGTCGTTTAAGTGGGCGCCGAGTGCATGAAGCCAGTGGCCGTGTTTATCACATCAAATTCAATGCCCCTAAAGTAGAAGGCAAAGATGACGAAACTGGTGAGCCGTTAATTCAGCGGGAAGATGACTCTGAAGCAACTGTTCGCAAGCGTTTAGATGTTTATCATGCGCAAACAGCGCCTCTTATAGAGTACTACCAGGGCTGGGCGAAAGATGATGTAGAAAGCGCACCTAACTATGTAGCTGTTGCTGGTGTAGGTACAGTTGAAGAGATCCGTGAAAAAGTAATCGCAGGTCTGGAAGGTTAA